AGCCCCCCTGCCGCCGCCGGCGCCGGTGCTCGGCCGGCTCGGCGCCGTCACGGCGGCGATCGCCGCGGTCACGAGCCGGCTCGGCGATCGCGTCGACGTCGACCTGCCGGTCACCCTGTTCGGCCGGGCCGCGCTGCTCGCGGGCCGGCGAGCCGGCACCACGTCGGTCGGCGGCTCGTGTCAGCTCCTGCCCGCGGCCGACGGCTGGCTGGCCCTGAACCTGCCCCGGTGGGAGGACGCCGAGGCCGTGCCGGCGCTCGTCGGCCGGGCGGTCACCGACCCGTGGGGGCCGCTCGGCGGGTTCGCGCGCTCGCGTCCGGCGGCCGACGCGGCGGCGCGGGCCCAGGAGCTCGGCATCCCCGCGGCCGCGCTCGGCGAAGCTGGCGACGCGCGGGTCCGCGCCCGCCGCCTCGGTGCCCCCGCCGCGGTCCGGAGCCGCCCGCTCGTGGTCGACCTGTCGGCCCTGTGGGCCGGCCCGGTCGTCGCGCACGTGCTCGGCCGCGCCGGCGCGCGCGTGGTCAAGGTGGAGACGCCCGAGCGGCCGGACGGGGCCCGACGCGGGCCGCGGGCGTTCTTCGACTGGCTCCACGCCGGCCACGAGAGCGCGGCCTGGGACTTCACGACCCCGGACGGCTCGGCGCGGCTCCGAGCCCTGCTGCGTCGCGCCGACGTCGTCATCGAGGCGTCGCGACCGCGCGCCTTGCGCCAGCTGGGCCTCGACGCCGAGGAGCTCGTCGCCGAGCGGCCCGGCCGGACGTGGCTCTCGATCACCGCCTACGGGCGAGGCGGCCCGTGGTCGAACCGGGTCGGCTTCGGTGACGACGTCGCCGCGGCGGCGGGGCTCGTCGCCCGCGACCCGGCCGGCGTCCCGGTCTTCTGCGGCGACGCCATCGCCGACCCCGTGACCGGCCTCGTCGCGGCCCTCGCCACCCTGACGGCCGTGGCCGCGGGCGGCGGCTACCTCCTCGACGTCTCGCTCGCCGCCGCCACCGCCTTCGTCGGGCGGCCGGCCGCGCCACTGGTGCCGGAGCTGCTCCCGCTCGGTCCAGGCCGGTGGGCGGTCCGCGACGGTGCCGGCGAACAGGAGGTGCTCGCCCCGCGCCCGCCGACGCCCCTCCGCGAGGCCGAGCCCCTCGGGGCTTCGACCGCGGTCGTGCTCGGCGAGCTCGGCGACGCCGACGCGCGGCGCTAGGCCCGGGCCGCGCCCGGCGCGGCGTCGGTGGCCGGCGCCATCGCCGCCGCGGCGCGCTCGACGGCCCGGATGATGCCCTGGTAGCCGGTACAGCGGCAGAGGTTCCCCGACAGCGCCTCTCGGATCGCGCGTGGCGACGGATCGGGGTTGGTGGCGAGGAAGGCGTGCACCGACACCACGAACCCGGGCGTGCAGAAGCCGCACTGCAGGCCGTGCTCCTCCCGGAAGGCCTCCTGCACCGGGCTCAGCGTCCCCGGCTCGGCGAGCCCCTCCACCGTGGTGACGGCGGCGCCGTCGGCCTGGACCGCGAAGAGCAGGCACGAGCGCACCGCGACGCCGTCGACGATGACGGTGCAGGCGCCGCACACGCCGTGCTCGCAGCCGAGATGGGTGCCGGTCAGGGCGCAGTCCTCGCGCAGGAAGTCGGCCAGCGTCTTGCGGGGCTCGACGACGGCGCGACGTTGCTCGCCGTTCACCGTGACCGCGACCGGCAGCTCGGTCACGACGCCGCCGCTTCCAGGGCGCGGGCCAGCGCGCGCGCGACGACGTGGGCGCCCACCATGCGCCGATACCGCGCCGAGGCGTGCACGTCGTCGGGCGGGTCGAGGTCGCGGACGGCGAGCTGGCCGAGCTCGGCGAGGTCGAGCTCGGCCGCGGCGCGGCCGAGCAGGCTCGCCTCGGCCTCCGGTGCTCGCAGCGGGGTGCTGGCCATCCCGAAGAGCGCCACGGCGGCGCGCTCGACCCGGCCGTCGCGATCCAGGGCCACCCCGGTGGCGGCGCCGGTCAGCGCGAAGTCGCCGTGCCGGCGCGCCACCTCCTCGACCGCGAACCCGCAGCGTCCGGGCCAGACCGGGAACCGGGCCGCGACGAGGAGCTCGTCGGGCTCGAGCGCGGTGGTCCAGTTCCCGACGAAGAACTCGGCCGCCGGCACCACGCGGGTCGCGGCGGTCGTCGCCACCTCGAGCTCGGCGTCGAGCGCCAGCGCCACCGCCGGCAGCTCGCTGGCCGGGTCGGCGTGGGCGAGCGAGCCGCCGACGGTGCCCCGGTTCCGGATCTGGAAGTGGCCGATCAGGGGCGCGGCCAGGGTGAGGAGGGGCACGTCGGCCGCCGCCTCGGCCCGCTCGAGGGTGGCCTGGCGGGTCATCGCGCCGACGACGAGCGTGCCGTCGCGCCGGCGGAGGCCGGTGAGCTCCTCGACCCGGTTCAGGTCGACGAGGTGCTCGAACCGGGCCAGGCGGAGGGCCAGCATCGGGACGAGGCTCTGCCCGCCGGCGAGGGGCTTGGCCTCGTCGCCGTGCGCCGCGAGCACGGCGACGGCGTCGGCGACGGTCTCGGGCGCGTGGTACTCGAACGGCGCAGGCTTCACGGGGCCTCCTGGCGCGGGAGCCTACGGCCTGGCCCGGTCGCGCCGCCCCGCTACGGGACGCTGAAGCGGTAGCCCATGCCGGCCTCGGTGTGGAAGTACCGGGGCTGGGACGGCTCGGGCTCGAGCTTGCGCCGGACGTGGGCCATGAAGACGCGCAGGTAGTGGGTCTCCCGCTCGTAGCCCGGCCCCCACACCTCGCGGAGGAGCTGACGGTGCGAGAGCAGCTTGCCGGGGTTGCGGACGAGGAGCTCGACGAGGCCCCACTCGGTCGGCGTGAGCCGGACCTCGTCGCTGCCGCGGACGACGCGCTTCGTCGCCAGGTCGATCGTGAAGTCCGGCGTCTCGATGACGGCATCTTCCTCCGCCGGCGCGGCACGGCGCAGCGCCGCCCGCAGCCGAGCCAGGAACTCGTCCATGCCGAAGGGCTTCGTGACGTAGTCGTCGGCGCCGGCGTCGAGGGCTGCGACCTTGTCCGGCTCGGTGTCGCGTGCCGACAGCACGACGATCGGGACCCGGCTCCACCCGCGGAGGCCGGCGATGACGTCGACGCCGCGGATGTCCGGCAGCCCGAGGTCGAGCACGACCACGTCGGGGTGGTGGCGCGCGGCGAGATCGAGGGCCTGCTCGCCGTCGGCGGCGAGGTCGACGTCGTAGCCGCGGACCCGCAGGTTGATCCCGAGGGTGCGTCGGATCTCGGGCTCGTCGTCGACGACGAGGACGCGGCTCACGTCTCCGCCCGCGGCACCGACATGACCATGGTGAGGCCGCCGCCGGGGGTGTCCTCGACCGAGAGGTCGCCGCCCATCGCCTCGACGAAGCCGCGCGCGACGGCGAGGCCGAGACCCACGCCGGTGGAGTTCGAGCGGTCGCCGAGCCGCTGGAAGGGCCGGAAGATCGTCTCGCGCTGCTCGGCGGTGACGCCGGGCCCGGCGTCGATGATCCGGAGGTCGACGTTGGTCCCGAAGCAGCCGGCCTCCACCCGCACCCGCTGGTCGGGCGGCGACCACTGCACGGCGTTCTCCAGCACGTTGGCGATGGCGCGCTCGAGCAGGCTGGCGTCGGCGTGGACGCGCGGCAGCGTCTCGGGCAGGTCGAGGGCGACCCGCCTGGCGCCGTCGGGGAGCTCGGCGACGACCTGGGGCACCACCTCCTCGAGCCCCACGTCGCGCAGCACGGGCTCGAGGGTGCCGGCCTGGAGCCGACCCATGTCGAGCAGGTTGTTGATGAGGGACGTCAGGCGGTCGGCGCCCCGGTCGACGGCCTCGAGCAG
The window above is part of the Acidimicrobiia bacterium genome. Proteins encoded here:
- a CDS encoding CoA transferase — translated: MKVRAAPLLDPTGPGPGRDVDELLAAAGLPPPPGSHPVAAPTGELTAWAASGGMALTGWPDQAPLPPPAPVLGRLGAVTAAIAAVTSRLGDRVDVDLPVTLFGRAALLAGRRAGTTSVGGSCQLLPAADGWLALNLPRWEDAEAVPALVGRAVTDPWGPLGGFARSRPAADAAARAQELGIPAAALGEAGDARVRARRLGAPAAVRSRPLVVDLSALWAGPVVAHVLGRAGARVVKVETPERPDGARRGPRAFFDWLHAGHESAAWDFTTPDGSARLRALLRRADVVIEASRPRALRQLGLDAEELVAERPGRTWLSITAYGRGGPWSNRVGFGDDVAAAAGLVARDPAGVPVFCGDAIADPVTGLVAALATLTAVAAGGGYLLDVSLAAATAFVGRPAAPLVPELLPLGPGRWAVRDGAGEQEVLAPRPPTPLREAEPLGASTAVVLGELGDADARR
- a CDS encoding (2Fe-2S)-binding protein, with protein sequence MTELPVAVTVNGEQRRAVVEPRKTLADFLREDCALTGTHLGCEHGVCGACTVIVDGVAVRSCLLFAVQADGAAVTTVEGLAEPGTLSPVQEAFREEHGLQCGFCTPGFVVSVHAFLATNPDPSPRAIREALSGNLCRCTGYQGIIRAVERAAAAMAPATDAAPGAARA
- a CDS encoding FAD binding domain-containing protein; protein product: MKPAPFEYHAPETVADAVAVLAAHGDEAKPLAGGQSLVPMLALRLARFEHLVDLNRVEELTGLRRRDGTLVVGAMTRQATLERAEAAADVPLLTLAAPLIGHFQIRNRGTVGGSLAHADPASELPAVALALDAELEVATTAATRVVPAAEFFVGNWTTALEPDELLVAARFPVWPGRCGFAVEEVARRHGDFALTGAATGVALDRDGRVERAAVALFGMASTPLRAPEAEASLLGRAAAELDLAELGQLAVRDLDPPDDVHASARYRRMVGAHVVARALARALEAAAS
- a CDS encoding response regulator; the protein is MSRVLVVDDEPEIRRTLGINLRVRGYDVDLAADGEQALDLAARHHPDVVVLDLGLPDIRGVDVIAGLRGWSRVPIVVLSARDTEPDKVAALDAGADDYVTKPFGMDEFLARLRAALRRAAPAEEDAVIETPDFTIDLATKRVVRGSDEVRLTPTEWGLVELLVRNPGKLLSHRQLLREVWGPGYERETHYLRVFMAHVRRKLEPEPSQPRYFHTEAGMGYRFSVP